Proteins from a single region of Streptomyces spectabilis:
- a CDS encoding MerR family transcriptional regulator, with translation MHSDTFYSIGELARRTGLTVKAIRFYSDKGIVPPDGRSPAGYRLYGPDALARLGLVRTLRELGLDLATVRKVLDREATLSEVADAHADALDVQIRSLRVRRAVLRAVAQRGPTPMEMDLMHRLATLSRAEQRRLVAEFIDAVFADGEPNPEFAGLMRSVMPELPDDPSPEQVAAWAELAELCRSTEFRSAVRRVAEDQAQEPSPEAVGDLHDGLNRAMRERIEEATAIGVLPASVSAAALADSLSDLYGYAFARAGDGDLRRWLLARLHLTADPHVERYWRLLATVNGWPASPTLAPVYTWFTTALPEACAVEATS, from the coding sequence ATGCACAGCGACACCTTCTACTCCATCGGAGAGCTGGCGCGCCGCACCGGCCTGACGGTGAAGGCGATCCGGTTTTACTCCGACAAGGGCATCGTCCCTCCGGACGGCCGCAGCCCGGCGGGCTACCGGCTGTACGGCCCGGACGCGCTCGCCCGCCTCGGTCTCGTCCGGACGCTGCGCGAGCTGGGGCTCGACCTCGCGACCGTACGCAAGGTGCTGGACCGGGAGGCGACCCTCTCCGAAGTCGCCGATGCGCACGCCGACGCCCTGGACGTACAGATCCGGTCCCTGCGCGTGCGCCGGGCGGTCCTGCGCGCCGTCGCCCAGCGCGGCCCCACCCCCATGGAGATGGACCTCATGCACCGACTCGCCACGCTCTCCCGGGCCGAACAGCGCCGCCTGGTGGCCGAATTCATCGACGCCGTCTTCGCGGACGGCGAGCCCAACCCCGAGTTCGCGGGCCTGATGCGGTCCGTCATGCCGGAGCTGCCCGACGACCCGTCCCCCGAGCAGGTCGCAGCCTGGGCCGAACTCGCGGAACTGTGCCGGAGCACGGAATTCCGCTCCGCGGTACGACGCGTCGCCGAGGACCAGGCCCAGGAGCCCTCCCCGGAAGCGGTCGGCGACCTGCACGACGGCCTCAACCGGGCGATGCGCGAACGCATCGAGGAGGCCACGGCCATCGGCGTCCTCCCGGCCTCCGTCTCGGCCGCGGCGCTCGCCGACTCGCTGAGCGACCTCTACGGCTACGCGTTCGCGCGCGCCGGTGACGGCGATCTGCGCCGCTGGCTCCTCGCCCGCCTCCATCTGACCGCTGATCCGCACGTCGAGCGGTACTGGCGGCTCCTGGCGACGGTCAACGGCTGGCCCGCATCGCCGACGCTGGCTCCCGTGTACACCTGGTTCACCACGGCCCTGCCGGAGGCCTGCGCCGTGGAGGCGACGTCTTGA
- a CDS encoding MFS transporter: MRGELLLWGVVALASKAPVAMAPLALVFLSRQSAGGYTLGATLASTYVVGEVAGAAVLGPRLGRGGMRRQLSAGLAVGALAFCATAFAGSAPAPVLIGLALLAGAAPAACPGGIRALLTRLVADGAVPRALAAETTLTQLTWAAAPALVVFLALQVHTGAPLTLGALLAATASYLLLRLPESQDPAPAGPAAPPLARTLLSAWPVYLTGAASMAMLATAELVLPALLEERRIAVGWSGPLLAGFALAGAAGALCHGLRAWPGSVRAQSLLLLACTAGCLFLITVLPATPGIAVGLLLAGFFQSGVMITRNLSLRGHLPPHAHAAAYSVLYAVGAVGYSLAAVLSAVALDLASASAAIRCGVVVTLLLTAVSALAERRPVRRPRGTTR; the protein is encoded by the coding sequence ATGAGAGGTGAACTGCTGCTGTGGGGTGTCGTCGCGCTCGCCAGCAAGGCCCCGGTGGCCATGGCACCCCTGGCTTTGGTCTTCCTGAGCAGACAGAGCGCGGGCGGCTACACCCTCGGTGCGACCCTGGCCTCCACGTACGTCGTGGGGGAAGTGGCGGGCGCGGCCGTGCTCGGGCCCCGACTGGGCCGCGGCGGGATGAGGCGGCAGCTGTCAGCAGGGCTCGCGGTGGGAGCGCTCGCCTTCTGCGCCACGGCCTTCGCGGGGTCCGCCCCCGCTCCGGTGCTCATCGGGCTCGCCCTCCTGGCCGGTGCGGCACCGGCCGCCTGCCCCGGCGGCATCCGCGCCCTGCTCACCCGGCTCGTGGCCGACGGCGCCGTGCCCCGCGCCTTGGCCGCCGAGACGACGTTGACGCAGCTCACCTGGGCGGCGGCGCCCGCGCTCGTGGTCTTCCTGGCGCTCCAGGTGCACACCGGAGCCCCCTTGACGCTGGGCGCCCTGCTCGCGGCCACCGCCTCGTACCTCCTGCTCAGACTGCCGGAATCGCAGGATCCGGCCCCTGCCGGACCTGCCGCGCCGCCGCTGGCCCGGACCCTGCTCTCCGCCTGGCCCGTCTATCTCACCGGCGCGGCCTCCATGGCGATGCTGGCCACCGCCGAACTGGTCCTGCCCGCCCTCCTGGAGGAGCGGCGGATCGCGGTGGGGTGGTCGGGACCGCTGCTCGCCGGATTCGCACTGGCCGGCGCCGCCGGTGCCCTCTGCCACGGCCTGCGCGCCTGGCCCGGCTCCGTACGGGCACAGAGCCTGCTGCTCCTGGCCTGCACGGCGGGGTGCCTCTTCCTGATCACCGTCCTGCCCGCCACGCCGGGCATCGCCGTCGGCCTGCTCCTGGCGGGCTTCTTCCAGTCCGGCGTGATGATCACCCGCAATCTGAGCCTCCGCGGACACCTGCCGCCGCATGCCCACGCCGCCGCGTACTCCGTCCTGTACGCGGTCGGAGCCGTGGGCTACAGCCTCGCCGCCGTCCTGTCCGCCGTGGCGCTCGACCTGGCGAGCGCGTCGGCCGCGATCCGCTGCGGGGTCGTCGTCACCCTGCTGCTCACGGCCGTCAGCGCGCTGGCCGAGCGACGGCCCGTACGCCGACCCCGCGGCACGACGAGGTAG